The sequence below is a genomic window from Candidatus Oleimmundimicrobium sp..
GGCAAATAAAAGAAAGAGCCAGAGCGGAAAGGAAGAATGTCCCGGCATCTATATAAAACGCCGCGTTAGAACCCGTCATAGTTTGGAAAAATGGTAAATGCCCCCAAACTGACTCAACCAATAAAATTATGGTAGCCCCAAAGGCGGAACCAATAATCATGGTCAAGTAATTGGTCGTATATGAAATTGAATTTGCCGCAAGAACATCGTCTGATTCAACAATATTTGGAATACTGGCATCCTTAGAGGGCATAAAAACAATGGCAAATGTCTCCAGCAAAAAAGCAATAATGTAAACTCCAAAGACATTTTTAATGAAAGGAAGAGTTAAAATTATCAAACCCCTGGCAATATCACAAATAACCATCAAACGTTTGCGATTATATCTGTCAACAAGTACTCCCGCCAGTGAACCAAAAAAAAGAGCGGGCAATGTTTTAAAAATCATCAATGTGCCCACCGCAAAACTAGATTTAGAAAGTTTATATACCAACGAAATCATTACTACAACGATAATCCAGTCGCCCAGATTGGATATTGCTTGGCCAATCCACAATAAAAGAAAGTTTCTGTTCTTAAAAAGTTTAAAATAAGGTGATTTTTTAATCTCTAATTAGCCCCTTTCTTTTAAAGAACTTTTTCGGCAGACCTTAAAGCGCAACACCCAAAATTAACTGCAACCGGCAGACAGGCCATGTGGCAGGGACGAGTTTCTATATTTACTGACAAAGCAGTAACTTTACCCCCTAATCCCCCCGGGCCAATACCCAGATTGTTTATCTCTTCTAATAGGCTTATCTCAAGATTTGCATACCTTTCATCTTTATTTCTCTCGTTAATATTTCTTAAAAGCGCCTTTTTAGCCAACAAACCGACACTATCGAATGTTCCTCCAATTCCCACCCCAACAACAATCGGCGGGCAAGAACTTGCATTGGCGTTTTTTACGGCTTCTAACACCGTTTTTTTTACTCCTTTTGGGCCATCTCCGGGAAGAAGCATTTTAATTACGCCCACGTTTTCACTCCCTCCCCCCTTCGGCATAACAATTACTTTCACTGAATCCCCGGGCACCATGCTCATCAATATCATAGCCGGACTATTATCACCCGTATTTTTTCTGTCAAAACAAGGGTCATCAACCATTGATTTTCGGAGAAATCCCTCACTATAACCTTTTCTTACCCCTTCATTTACAGCTTCTTTAATTGAGCCGCCCACAAAAAAAACGTCTTGCCCAATCTCAAGCAAAACATTAACCACACCGCAGTCTTGACATATTGGCAGCTCTTCTAACCGAGCTATCTCAGCATTTTTAATTATTTGTTCAATAATGGCGCGACCTATTTTAGAACTCTCAATTTCAAGAGAATCTTTTAAAGCAAGGAGCACATCTTCTCTTAAATTATAATTTGACTCCATGCAAAGCTCTTTTACAACTTGGGTTAACTCTCTTACCGGTATCTCTTTCAAATAAATCGCTCCTATTGGCTTTTCAGGTTTTTAATACCCTCTCTAACCGATTCAGCCGATTTGTTTAAAGCAGATTGTTCTTCAGAGTTTAAATTAAGCTCTATTACTTTCTCTATTCCATCTTTACCAATCTTAACCGGAACACCTAAACAGATATCGTTTAATCCATATTCTCCTTCAAGATAAACACAGGCAGGAAGAATCTTCTTTTTATCTTTCGCCACAGCTTCTATCATCTTTACCGCAGAAGCAGCCGGAGCATAAAAAGCACTGCCATTTTTTAGGTGAGCAACTATCTCCGCTCCTCCTTTTTTCGTCCGCTCAATAAGGCGGTCAATTTTTTCTTTCGGTAAAAGCTCAACAAGCGGAATCCCTGAAACGCTGGAAAAGCGGGGAAGCGGGACCATTAATTCACTATGACTGCCGATAACCATCGCTGAAACATCATCGATTGAAACAT
It includes:
- a CDS encoding fumarate hydratase, with amino-acid sequence MKEIPVRELTQVVKELCMESNYNLREDVLLALKDSLEIESSKIGRAIIEQIIKNAEIARLEELPICQDCGVVNVLLEIGQDVFFVGGSIKEAVNEGVRKGYSEGFLRKSMVDDPCFDRKNTGDNSPAMILMSMVPGDSVKVIVMPKGGGSENVGVIKMLLPGDGPKGVKKTVLEAVKNANASSCPPIVVGVGIGGTFDSVGLLAKKALLRNINERNKDERYANLEISLLEEINNLGIGPGGLGGKVTALSVNIETRPCHMACLPVAVNFGCCALRSAEKVL